One window of Corvus moneduloides isolate bCorMon1 chromosome 13, bCorMon1.pri, whole genome shotgun sequence genomic DNA carries:
- the PDCD7 gene encoding programmed cell death protein 7 — protein sequence MAQPPPFPARLPPPFRAFPPPFPGPTVRPAPFAVGPVAPPPFFLPPPPPAGEGGPRFPPGVPYLAAAPPRAPAEEEAVQRQQDELWLSQFLGRRHAAPSPPPPPAAASPSSARAVAVAALGRVARLTALCRALRRSEDEGDEPGWARTREEAEAALRELREVVRPLREPGYGEALRRKAERARKRRLRLQRRKHEARAAKEEEAARAAEREAKIDQWRAKCIQEVEEKNRERELKAAADSVLSEVRKKQADTKRMMDILRGLEKLRKLRKEAAARKGVCPPPSADEAFENQVESLKTLLKTRTELYEAEERALRVMLEGEQEEERKREMEKKQKKEREKLLQQKLEMDSKLFGDPAEFPLAHLLQPFRDYYLQAEHSVAALIQIRHEWDQYLVPADHPEGSCIPPGWVLPSLPTNDTWATAVR from the exons ATGGCGCAGCCGCCGCCGTTCCCcgcccgcctcccgccgccgtTCCGCGCTTTCCCACCGCCCTTCCCTGGCCCCACCGTCCGCCCAGCGCCTTTCGCGGTGGGGCCGGTGGCACCCCCGCCTTTCTTCttgccgccgccgccgcctgcggGTGAGGGGGGACCGCGCTTCCCGCCGGGCGTCCCCTACTtagcggcggccccgccgcgggcaCCGGCCGAGGAGGAGGCGGTGCAGCGGCAGCAGGATGAGCTGTGGCTGTCGCAGTTCTTGGGCCGCCGCCACGCCGCTCCCtcgccgccaccgccgcccgccgccgccagccccagcagcgccCGGGCCGTGGCGGTGGCGGCGCTGGGGCGGGTGGCCCGGCTGACGGCGCTCTGCCGGGCCCTGCGACGCAGCGAGGACGAGGGCGACGAACCGGGCTGGGCCCGGACGCGGGAGGAGGCGGAGGCGGCGCTGCGGGAGCTGCGGGAGGTCGTGCGGCCCCTGCGGGAGCCCGGCTACGGCGAGGCGCTGCGCAGGAAGGCCGAGAGGgcgaggaagaggaggctgcGCCTGCAGCGGAGGAAGCACGAAGCCAGGGCGgccaaggaggaggaggcggcccGGGCTGCCGAGCGGGAGGCCAAGATCGACCAGTGGCGGGCTAAGTGCATCCAGGAGGTGGAGGAAAAGAACCGG GAACGAGAGCTGAAGGCTGCTGCTGACAGTGTCCTGTCTGAAGTCCGGAAGAAGCAAGCGGACACAAAGAGGATGATGGACATCCTGCGTGGGTTGGAAAAGCTTCGGAAACTGAGGAAAgaggctgctgccaggaaaG gTGTCTGTCCACCCCCTTCAGCAGATGAAGCATTTGAAAATCAGGTGGAGAGTCTCAAAACATTGCTCAAAACTCGCACAGAACTGTATGAAGCTGAGGAAAGAGCATTAAGGGTTATGCTGGAGGGagaacaggaggaggaaaggaagagggaaatggaaaagaaacagaagaaggaaagggaaaaactaCTACAGCAGAAACTGGAAATGGATTCCAAGCTGTTTGGGGATCCAG CTGAATTCCCACTCGCCCATCTACTGCAGCCTTTCAGAGACTACTACTTACAAGCTGAACATTCTGTAGCAGCTCTAATCCAGATCAG GCATGAATGGGATCAGTACTTGGTGCCAGCTGACCACCCCGAAGGAAGCTGCATCCCTCCAGGATGGGTTCTCCCAAGTCTCCCCACCAATGACACTTGGGCCACTGCTGTCAGATAA
- the CLPX gene encoding ATP-dependent Clp protease ATP-binding subunit clpX-like, mitochondrial isoform X2, which yields MSACHSCAAAARLFGSTLPSARRGITCGRTRIPVLGKLGTFETCSLKRIPLRNFSETPAYFASKDGASKDGSGDGSKKSVGEGGGKKSSSGSSGKGGNQLRCPKCGDLCTHVETFVSSTRFVKCEKCHHFFVVLSEADTKKSIIKEPESAAEAVKLAFQQKPPPPPKKIYNYLDKYVVGQCFAKKVLSVAVYNHYKRIYNNIPSNLRQQAEVEKQTSLTPRELLQIAGISPHGNALGASMQQQMNQQIPQEKRGGEVLDSPNDDIKLEKSNILLLGPTGSGKTLLAQTLAKCLDVPFAICDCTTLTQAGYVGEDIESVIAKLLQDANYNVEKAQQGIVFLDEVDKIGSVPGIHQLRDVGGEGVQQGLLKLLEGTIVNVPEKNSRKLRGETVQVDTTNILFVASGAFNGLDRIISRRKNEKYLGFGTPSNMGKGRRAAAAADLANISGESDPQEDIEEKDRLLRHVEARDLIEFGMIPEFVGRLPVVVPLHSLDEKTLVRILTEPRNAVVPQYQALFSMDKCELNVTEDALKAIARLALDRKTGARGLRSIMEKLLLEPMFEVPNSDIVCVEVDKDVVEGKKEPGYIRAPTKDSSEEEYDSGVEEEGWPRQADAANH from the exons ATGTCCGCCTGCCACagctgcgctgccgctgcccgTCTCTTCGGCTCCACGCTGCCCTCCGCCCGCAGAG gtattaCTTGTGGTCGTACACGCATCCCTGTTTTAGGAAAACTTGGGACTTTTGAAACTTGTTCCCTAAAACGAATTCCTCTTAGAAACTTTTCAGAAACACCAGCATATTTTGCTTCAAAGGATGGTGCAAGCAAGGATGGTTCTGGAGATGGAAGCAAG AAATCTGTTGGTGAGGGTGGAGGTAAAAAGTCAAGCTCTGGaagctctgggaaaggagggaacCAACTGCGCTGCCCGAAGTGTGGGGACTTGTGCACACACGTGGAGACCTTTGTGT CTTCCACCCGTTTTGTGAAGTGTGAAAAGTGTCACCACTTCTTTGTTGTCCTGTCAGAGGCAGACACAAAAAAGAGCATCATTAAAGAGCCTGAgtcagcagcagaagctgtgaaATTGGCATTCCAGCAGAAGCCACCACCTCCACCGAAAAAG ATTTACAACTACCTCGACAAATACGTTGTTGGTCAGTGTTTTGCCAAGAAGGTGCTTTCAGTTGCTGTGTATAATCATTACAAGAGAATCTACAATAATATCCCGTCTAACCTGAGACAGCAAGCAGAAGTTGAGAAACAGACTTCTTTAACACCAAGAG AACTCCTGCAGATTGCTGGAATCAGTCCACATGGTAATGCTTTGGGAGCATCGATGCAGCAACAAATGAACCAGCAGATACCTCAGGAGAAACGGGGAGGAGAAGTACTAGATTCACCTAATGATGACATTAAACTtgaaaaaagtaatattttgcTGCTTGGACCAACTGGATCAG GTAAAACCTTGCTGGCTCAAACTCTGGCGAAATGCCTTGATGTACCTTTTGCTATCTGCGATTGTACCACCTTGACTCAAGCTGGCTATGTTGGGGAAGACATCGAATCTGTCATCGCAAAACTCCTGCAAGATGCCAACTACAATGTAGAAAAAGCTCAGCAAG GAATCGTTTTTCTGGATGAGGTAGATAAGATTGGCAGTGTTCCTGGTATTCATCAGTTACGGGACGTTGGGGGAGAAGGTGTTCAACAG GGCTTGTTAAAATTACTTGAAGGCACAATAGTAAACGTTCCAGAAAAGAATTCTCGGAAACTACGTGGAGAAACGGTGCAGGTTGACACAACAAACATCCTGTTTGTAGCTTCTGGTGCTTTTAATGGTCTTGACAGAATTatcagcaggagaaaaaatgaaaaa TACCTAGGATTTGGGACACCATCTAACATGGGGAAAGGcagaagggctgcagcagcagctgatctTGCCAATATAAGTGGAGAGTCTGACCCACAGGAAGATATTGAGGAGAAGGATCGCTTGTTGCGCCACGTGGAAGCCAGGGATCTCATAGAGTTTGGCATGATTCCCGAATTTGTGGGACGTTTGCCTGTTGTGGTTCCTCTGCACAGCCTGGATGAGAAAACCCTTGTACGGATTCTTACAGAGCCACGGAATGCGGTGGTTCCTCAGTACCAGGCACTATTCAGCATGGATAAG tGTGAATTAAATGTAACTGAAGATGCATTGAAGGCTATAGCCAGACTGGCCCTGGACAGAAAAACTGGTGCCAGAGGTCTTCGATCTATAATG gaaaagctgctgttggAGCCCATGTTTGAAGTACCCAATTCTGACATCGTATGTGTGGAAGTTGACAAAGATGTTGTAGAAGGCAAAAAAGAGCCAGGATACATTAG GGCTCCCACTAAGGATTCGTCAGAAGAGGAGTATGACTCTGGAGTGGAGGAGGAAGGCTGGCCTCGACAGGCAGATGCTGCAAACCATTAA
- the CLPX gene encoding ATP-dependent Clp protease ATP-binding subunit clpX-like, mitochondrial isoform X3, translating to MSACHSCAAAARLFGSTLPSARRGITCGRTRIPVLGKLGTFETCSLKRIPLRNFSETPAYFASKDGASKDGSGDGSKKSVGEGGGKKSSSGSSGKGGNQLRCPKCGDLCTHVETFVSSTRFVKCEKCHHFFVVLSEADTKKSIIKEPESAAEAVKLAFQQKPPPPPKKIYNYLDKYVVGQCFAKKVLSVAVYNHYKRIYNNIPSNLRQQAEVEKQTSLTPRELEIRRREDEYRFTKLLQIAGISPHGNALGASMQQQMNQQIPQEKRGGEVLDSPNDDIKLEKSNILLLGPTGSGKTLLAQTLAKCLDVPFAICDCTTLTQAGYVGEDIESVIAKLLQDANYNVEKAQQGIVFLDEVDKIGSVPGIHQLRDVGGEGVQQGLLKLLEGTIVNVPEKNSRKLRGETVQVDTTNILFVASGAFNGLDRIISRRKNEKYLGFGTPSNMGKGRRAAAAADLANISGESDPQEDIEEKDRLLRHVEARDLIEFGMIPEFVGRLPVVVPLHSLDEKTLVRILTEPRNAVVPQYQALFSMDKCELNVTEDALKAIARLALDRKTGARGLRSIMEKLLLEPMFEVPNSDIVCVEVDKDVVEGKKEPGYIR from the exons ATGTCCGCCTGCCACagctgcgctgccgctgcccgTCTCTTCGGCTCCACGCTGCCCTCCGCCCGCAGAG gtattaCTTGTGGTCGTACACGCATCCCTGTTTTAGGAAAACTTGGGACTTTTGAAACTTGTTCCCTAAAACGAATTCCTCTTAGAAACTTTTCAGAAACACCAGCATATTTTGCTTCAAAGGATGGTGCAAGCAAGGATGGTTCTGGAGATGGAAGCAAG AAATCTGTTGGTGAGGGTGGAGGTAAAAAGTCAAGCTCTGGaagctctgggaaaggagggaacCAACTGCGCTGCCCGAAGTGTGGGGACTTGTGCACACACGTGGAGACCTTTGTGT CTTCCACCCGTTTTGTGAAGTGTGAAAAGTGTCACCACTTCTTTGTTGTCCTGTCAGAGGCAGACACAAAAAAGAGCATCATTAAAGAGCCTGAgtcagcagcagaagctgtgaaATTGGCATTCCAGCAGAAGCCACCACCTCCACCGAAAAAG ATTTACAACTACCTCGACAAATACGTTGTTGGTCAGTGTTTTGCCAAGAAGGTGCTTTCAGTTGCTGTGTATAATCATTACAAGAGAATCTACAATAATATCCCGTCTAACCTGAGACAGCAAGCAGAAGTTGAGAAACAGACTTCTTTAACACCAAGAG AATTAGAAATCAGAAGACGGGAGGATGAGTACAGATTTACAA AACTCCTGCAGATTGCTGGAATCAGTCCACATGGTAATGCTTTGGGAGCATCGATGCAGCAACAAATGAACCAGCAGATACCTCAGGAGAAACGGGGAGGAGAAGTACTAGATTCACCTAATGATGACATTAAACTtgaaaaaagtaatattttgcTGCTTGGACCAACTGGATCAG GTAAAACCTTGCTGGCTCAAACTCTGGCGAAATGCCTTGATGTACCTTTTGCTATCTGCGATTGTACCACCTTGACTCAAGCTGGCTATGTTGGGGAAGACATCGAATCTGTCATCGCAAAACTCCTGCAAGATGCCAACTACAATGTAGAAAAAGCTCAGCAAG GAATCGTTTTTCTGGATGAGGTAGATAAGATTGGCAGTGTTCCTGGTATTCATCAGTTACGGGACGTTGGGGGAGAAGGTGTTCAACAG GGCTTGTTAAAATTACTTGAAGGCACAATAGTAAACGTTCCAGAAAAGAATTCTCGGAAACTACGTGGAGAAACGGTGCAGGTTGACACAACAAACATCCTGTTTGTAGCTTCTGGTGCTTTTAATGGTCTTGACAGAATTatcagcaggagaaaaaatgaaaaa TACCTAGGATTTGGGACACCATCTAACATGGGGAAAGGcagaagggctgcagcagcagctgatctTGCCAATATAAGTGGAGAGTCTGACCCACAGGAAGATATTGAGGAGAAGGATCGCTTGTTGCGCCACGTGGAAGCCAGGGATCTCATAGAGTTTGGCATGATTCCCGAATTTGTGGGACGTTTGCCTGTTGTGGTTCCTCTGCACAGCCTGGATGAGAAAACCCTTGTACGGATTCTTACAGAGCCACGGAATGCGGTGGTTCCTCAGTACCAGGCACTATTCAGCATGGATAAG tGTGAATTAAATGTAACTGAAGATGCATTGAAGGCTATAGCCAGACTGGCCCTGGACAGAAAAACTGGTGCCAGAGGTCTTCGATCTATAATG gaaaagctgctgttggAGCCCATGTTTGAAGTACCCAATTCTGACATCGTATGTGTGGAAGTTGACAAAGATGTTGTAGAAGGCAAAAAAGAGCCAGGATACATTAGGTAA
- the CLPX gene encoding ATP-dependent Clp protease ATP-binding subunit clpX-like, mitochondrial isoform X1, translating to MSACHSCAAAARLFGSTLPSARRGITCGRTRIPVLGKLGTFETCSLKRIPLRNFSETPAYFASKDGASKDGSGDGSKKSVGEGGGKKSSSGSSGKGGNQLRCPKCGDLCTHVETFVSSTRFVKCEKCHHFFVVLSEADTKKSIIKEPESAAEAVKLAFQQKPPPPPKKIYNYLDKYVVGQCFAKKVLSVAVYNHYKRIYNNIPSNLRQQAEVEKQTSLTPRELEIRRREDEYRFTKLLQIAGISPHGNALGASMQQQMNQQIPQEKRGGEVLDSPNDDIKLEKSNILLLGPTGSGKTLLAQTLAKCLDVPFAICDCTTLTQAGYVGEDIESVIAKLLQDANYNVEKAQQGIVFLDEVDKIGSVPGIHQLRDVGGEGVQQGLLKLLEGTIVNVPEKNSRKLRGETVQVDTTNILFVASGAFNGLDRIISRRKNEKYLGFGTPSNMGKGRRAAAAADLANISGESDPQEDIEEKDRLLRHVEARDLIEFGMIPEFVGRLPVVVPLHSLDEKTLVRILTEPRNAVVPQYQALFSMDKCELNVTEDALKAIARLALDRKTGARGLRSIMEKLLLEPMFEVPNSDIVCVEVDKDVVEGKKEPGYIRAPTKDSSEEEYDSGVEEEGWPRQADAANH from the exons ATGTCCGCCTGCCACagctgcgctgccgctgcccgTCTCTTCGGCTCCACGCTGCCCTCCGCCCGCAGAG gtattaCTTGTGGTCGTACACGCATCCCTGTTTTAGGAAAACTTGGGACTTTTGAAACTTGTTCCCTAAAACGAATTCCTCTTAGAAACTTTTCAGAAACACCAGCATATTTTGCTTCAAAGGATGGTGCAAGCAAGGATGGTTCTGGAGATGGAAGCAAG AAATCTGTTGGTGAGGGTGGAGGTAAAAAGTCAAGCTCTGGaagctctgggaaaggagggaacCAACTGCGCTGCCCGAAGTGTGGGGACTTGTGCACACACGTGGAGACCTTTGTGT CTTCCACCCGTTTTGTGAAGTGTGAAAAGTGTCACCACTTCTTTGTTGTCCTGTCAGAGGCAGACACAAAAAAGAGCATCATTAAAGAGCCTGAgtcagcagcagaagctgtgaaATTGGCATTCCAGCAGAAGCCACCACCTCCACCGAAAAAG ATTTACAACTACCTCGACAAATACGTTGTTGGTCAGTGTTTTGCCAAGAAGGTGCTTTCAGTTGCTGTGTATAATCATTACAAGAGAATCTACAATAATATCCCGTCTAACCTGAGACAGCAAGCAGAAGTTGAGAAACAGACTTCTTTAACACCAAGAG AATTAGAAATCAGAAGACGGGAGGATGAGTACAGATTTACAA AACTCCTGCAGATTGCTGGAATCAGTCCACATGGTAATGCTTTGGGAGCATCGATGCAGCAACAAATGAACCAGCAGATACCTCAGGAGAAACGGGGAGGAGAAGTACTAGATTCACCTAATGATGACATTAAACTtgaaaaaagtaatattttgcTGCTTGGACCAACTGGATCAG GTAAAACCTTGCTGGCTCAAACTCTGGCGAAATGCCTTGATGTACCTTTTGCTATCTGCGATTGTACCACCTTGACTCAAGCTGGCTATGTTGGGGAAGACATCGAATCTGTCATCGCAAAACTCCTGCAAGATGCCAACTACAATGTAGAAAAAGCTCAGCAAG GAATCGTTTTTCTGGATGAGGTAGATAAGATTGGCAGTGTTCCTGGTATTCATCAGTTACGGGACGTTGGGGGAGAAGGTGTTCAACAG GGCTTGTTAAAATTACTTGAAGGCACAATAGTAAACGTTCCAGAAAAGAATTCTCGGAAACTACGTGGAGAAACGGTGCAGGTTGACACAACAAACATCCTGTTTGTAGCTTCTGGTGCTTTTAATGGTCTTGACAGAATTatcagcaggagaaaaaatgaaaaa TACCTAGGATTTGGGACACCATCTAACATGGGGAAAGGcagaagggctgcagcagcagctgatctTGCCAATATAAGTGGAGAGTCTGACCCACAGGAAGATATTGAGGAGAAGGATCGCTTGTTGCGCCACGTGGAAGCCAGGGATCTCATAGAGTTTGGCATGATTCCCGAATTTGTGGGACGTTTGCCTGTTGTGGTTCCTCTGCACAGCCTGGATGAGAAAACCCTTGTACGGATTCTTACAGAGCCACGGAATGCGGTGGTTCCTCAGTACCAGGCACTATTCAGCATGGATAAG tGTGAATTAAATGTAACTGAAGATGCATTGAAGGCTATAGCCAGACTGGCCCTGGACAGAAAAACTGGTGCCAGAGGTCTTCGATCTATAATG gaaaagctgctgttggAGCCCATGTTTGAAGTACCCAATTCTGACATCGTATGTGTGGAAGTTGACAAAGATGTTGTAGAAGGCAAAAAAGAGCCAGGATACATTAG GGCTCCCACTAAGGATTCGTCAGAAGAGGAGTATGACTCTGGAGTGGAGGAGGAAGGCTGGCCTCGACAGGCAGATGCTGCAAACCATTAA
- the UBAP1L gene encoding LOW QUALITY PROTEIN: ubiquitin-associated protein 1-like (The sequence of the model RefSeq protein was modified relative to this genomic sequence to represent the inferred CDS: deleted 2 bases in 1 codon) — MSSSDARNQAAPMNYLDEVPFRMAMSLDGDSEGEITLITAPDIEVPDCTDILMSTMHDFSLERKVLYWVEVASQQQTSRHCVTSEVVPTAPPCWLLLVDPTDTYGGRGRDGAVRRSVSLSAADSSYGHAKGRVALSDTESDTWHSEEGEYSDDEYSSTSWEENDKDERLLSRRRSSGRSVSSRPGFYQTRPKTSPGWLEPSPENNIQPSQPDPSKQRRSMVIFNNMKNELEAARRKLAALVHPLNRAATGSRGIPVPRLLPQCPGTNCSVKYGPGPHMSQLPTPPATAAPIPPIKQHKPTVPSLSPYTCLPPASTPGRPLSSHRSQTDSSADLLSALSQEERDLIEPVIALGYPTHKAILTLQKTGRQSLSQFLSYLGACDRLLKQGYEEGQVEEAMEMFQYSEKKAAEFLHLLAQFNDMGFQQNEIKEVLLLCGNQRERALEELVMKTH; from the exons ATGAGTTCATCTGATG CAAGAAATCAGGCAGCACCAATGAACTACCTGGATGAAGTTCCCTTCCGGATGGCCATGAGCCTCGATGGGGACTCAGAGGGAGAAATCACTTTAATCACTGCCCCGGACATTGAGGTCCCCGACTGCACTGACATCCTCATGAGCACCATG CACGACTTCTCACTGGAAAGGAAAGTCCTGTACTGGGTGGAGGTGGCCTCTCAGCAGCAAACCTCCCGGCATTGTGTCACTTCCGAAGTCgtccccacagctcccccatgctggctgctgctggtggacCCCACTGACACCTACGGGGGGCGAGGTCGGGACGGGGCAGTGCGGCGCTCCGTCAGCCTGAGCGCAGCCGACAGCTCCTACGggcatgccaagggcagggtGGCCCTCTCCGACACTGAGAGTGACACCTGGCACTCAGAGGAGGGTGAGTACTCGGATGATGAGTACTCCTCAACCTCTTGGGAAGAGAATGACAAGGATGAGAGGCTCCTCTCCaggaggagaagctctgggagAAGTGTGTCTTCACGTCCCGGCTTTTACCAGACCCGACCAAAGACATCGCCTGGCTGGCTGGAGCCCTCACCAGAGAACAATATc cagcccagccagccaGACCCCAGCAAGCAGAGAAGATCCATGGTGATATTTAACAACATGAAGAACGAGCTGGAAGCCGCCAGGAGGAAGCTGGCTGCTTTGGTGCATCCTTTGAACAGAGCTGccacagggagcagggggaTCCCGGTGCCACGGCTGCTCCCCCAGTGTCCTGGCACCAATTGCAGCGTCAAGTATGGGCCAGGTCCGCACATGTCCCAGTTGCCAACTCCCCCAGCCACAGCGGCGCCAATCCCTCCCATCAAGCAGCACAAGCCCACAGTACCG tccCTCAGCCCCTACACTTGCCTCCCCCCTGCCTCCACGCCTGGACGACCTCTCAGCTCCCACAGATCCCAGACGGATTCCTCAGCTGACCTGCTCTCTGCACTGAGCCAAGAGGAGCGAGACCTCATTGAGCCCGTCATAGCCCTGGGCTACCCCACCCACAAAGCCATCCTCACCCTCCAGAAGACTGGAAGGCAAAGCTTAAGTCAG TTCCTGAGCTACCTGGGTGCCTGTGACCGGCTGCTGAAGCAGGGCTATGAGGAAGGGCAGGTGGAGGAAGCCATGGAAATGTTCCAGTACTCGGAGAAAAAG GCAGCTGAATTCCTGCATCTGTTGGCTCAGTTTAATGATATGGGCTTCcagcaaaatgaaatcaaagaagTTCTTTTGCTTTGTGGGAATCAGAGGGAGAGGGCGCTGGAAGAACTTGTGATGAAAACCCACTGA
- the RASL12 gene encoding ras-like protein family member 12 → MSSMFGKPRASGERPPQSPLPECNVAVLGCRGAGKSALTVKFLTKRFISEYDPNLEDTYSSEELVDQQPVLLKVMDTADQDGPGNCERYLCWASAFLVVYSIDDRKSFEGCQRYLEVLAVHAQGCQCRCPVLLLGNKLDMEQYRQVPSAEGMSLASRFGCLFHEVSACQDFARVQHVFHEAVREVRRQAEWNLRPLFISEERPCPPVATPVALPTHHSLATCTFNTLSTVNYKEIPSVAQAKLVTIKSSRAQSKRKAPTLTLLKGFKIF, encoded by the exons ATGTCCTCGATGTTCGGCAAACCCCGAGCCAGCGGCGAGCGGCCACCCCAGAGTCCCCTCCCTGAGTGCAACGTGGCCGTCCTGGGGTGCAGAGGGGCCGGCAAGTCAG CTCTGACCGTGAAGTTTCTAACCAAGAGGTTCATCAGCGAATATGATCCCAACTTGG AGGACACCTACTCCTCGGAGGAGCTGGTGGaccagcagcctgtgctgttgAAGGTGATGGACACAGCTGACCAG GATGGCCCTGGGAACTGCGAGCGCTACCTGTGCTGGGCCAGCGCCTTCCTTGTTGTCTACAGCATTGACGACAGGAAGAGCTTTGAGGGCTGCCAGCGCTACCTCGAGGTCCTCGCCGTGCATGCACAGGGCTGCCAGTGCCGCTGCCCCGTACTCCTGCTGGGAAACAAACTGGACATGGAGCAGTACAG GCAGGTGCCCTCAGCAGAGGGGATGTCCCTCGCCAGCCGGTTTGGGTGCCTTTTCCATGAGGTGTCGGCATGCCAGGACTTCGCCCGGGTGCAGCACGTCTTCCACGAGGCCGTGCGGGAGGTGCGGCGCCAGGCCGAGTGGAACCTGCGGCCACTCTTCATCTCCGAGGAGCGGCCCTGCCCACCCGTGGCCACGCCGGTGGCCCTGCCCACCCACCACAGCTTGGCCACCTGCACCTTCAACACCCTCTCCACCGTCAACTACAAGGAGATCCCCTCAGTGGCCCAGGCCAAGCTGGTCACCATCAAGTCCTCGCGGGCTCAGAGCAAAAGGAAGGCTCCCACACTCACCCTGCTGAAAGGCTTCAAGATATTTTAG
- the KBTBD13 gene encoding kelch repeat and BTB domain-containing protein 13: protein MTPEEGGSQAGPPERVRIRVEEQSFSVEKTLLVESSEYFRALFRSGMRESTQEEIGLGELSAAGFLAMLRVLAGERPVLGSEETFQAVECAAFLQVKPLAKYLIHSINSDNCILLYQAAAIFGLLDLFHCAALYIRDSYTELEEYLDCLSDDLLAYVEALLPSTFVAVGAHTPTFEFLEDLSRTICYLDEETNTWRTLSCLPLSASTFLAGMATMDNKIYIVGGVYGANKQVVESSFCYDADTNAWSEFPSPHQLRYDVRLVGHEGYLYAIGGEYEKISLKSVERYDLASSTWTFVSDLPQPSTAAPCAQALGQIFVCLWQPLDTTVIYEYETQQDAWLPVTELKRHQSYGHCMVAHRDNLYIMRNGPYDDFLRCVIDCFNLRSRQWSALPGQFMNSKGALFTAVVRGDTIYTVNKMLTLLYSVEEETWKQKKERAGFPRSGSLQTFLLRLPRREHDIAT, encoded by the coding sequence ATGACCCCAGAGGAGGGAGGTTCCCAGGCAGGGCCCCCGGAGCGGGTGCGTATCCGGGTGGAGGAGCAGTCATTCTCGGTGGAGAAGACCTTGCTGGTGGAGAGCAGTGAGTACTTCCGTGCCCTCTTCCGCTCGGGCATGAGGGAGAGCACACAGGAGGAGATcgggctgggggagctgagTGCAGCCGGGTTCCTCGCTATGCTGCGGGTGCTGGCGGGTGAGAGGCCTGTCCTTGGCAGCGAGGAGACCTTCCAGGCAGTGGAAtgtgctgccttcctgcagGTGAAGCCCTTGGCCAAGTACTTGATCCACTCCATCAACTCTGACAACTGCATCCTGCTGTACCAAGCCGCTGCCATATTTGGCCTCCTGGATCTCTTCCACTGTGCTGCGCTCTACATCAGGGACAGCTACACTGAGCTGGAGGAGTACCTGGACTGCCTCTCTGATGACCTGCTGGCCTATGTGGAAGCCCTCCTACCCAGCACCTTTGTGGCAGTGGGAGCCCACACACCCACCTTCGAGTTCTTAGAGGACCTCTCCAGGACCATCTGCTACCTGGACGAGGAGACCAACACGTGGAGgaccctctcctgccttccaCTGAGTGCCAGCACGTTCCTAGCCGGCATGGCAACCATGGATAATAAGATCTACATTGTGGGTGGCGTCTACGGAGCCAACAAGCAGGTGGTAGAGAGCAGCTTCTGCTATGATGCTGACACCAACGCCTGGAGTGAGttccccagccctcaccagcTGCGCTACGACGTCAGGCTGGTGGGCCATGAGGGCTACCTCTATGCCATTGGTGGCGAGTATGAGAAGATCTCACTCAAGTCCGTGGAGAGGTACGACCTGGCCTCCAGCACCTGGACATTCGTCTCCGACCTGCCACAGCCGAGCACGGCAGCGCCCTGTGCCCAAGCCTTGGGGCAGATCTTTGTTTGCTTGTGGCAGCCACTGGACACCACTGTCATCTATGAGTATGAGACCCAGCAAGACGCGTGGCTTCCCGTCACCGAGCTCAAGCGGCACCAGAGCTACGGGCACTGCATGGTGGCCCATCGTGACAACCTCTACATCATGCGCAACGGCCCCTATGACGACTTCTTGCGTTGTGTCATCGACTGCTTCAACCTGAGATCGCGGCAGTGGAGCGCCCTGCCTGGGCAGTTCATGAACAGCAAGGGAGCCCTCTTCACCGCTGTCGTCAGGGGTGACACCATCTACACCGTCAACAAGATGCTGACGCTCCTCTACTCCGTGGAAGAGGAGACCTGGAAGCAGAAGAAGGAGCGGGCAGGTTTCCCACGCAGCGGCTCCCTGCAGACCTTCCTCCTGCGGCTGCCAAGACGTGAACATGACATCGCAACGTAG